A section of the Mesorhizobium loti genome encodes:
- a CDS encoding O-antigen ligase family protein, translated as MSAISHELPPAAVNAKLIALISSSAVVFGILLSGFVINEPAPYEIYMAGLIAIWALFGLRISRAAMPLLVLLVTMNIGGMISMTQMADLAFTPLYLSVSLFLAFSAVFFASVTATQPGLYRLIFNAYVVSAVATSLLGIAGYFHAFPGAEIFTKYDRAAGAFQDPNVFGPFLVLPGIYLLHLLLTGPVSRMPLLAVPLLIIVSGIFFSFSRGAWGMFVVSAVLLTGCLFLQSNSGKFRLRVVIMTIAALSLLAIAIIVILQLPGVADMFTQRAHLEQSYDTARLGRFARYGIGFQMAMEHPFGIGPLVFGKMFGEDTHDIWLKMLMDYGWLGFVSFLTLVLWTIASGFRILLRDRPWQPYLLCAYVAFIGNIGLGTFIDIDHWRHVYLLLGLIWGAIALEYRHQRLLRPALAQARS; from the coding sequence TTGAGCGCGATTTCCCATGAGCTGCCGCCGGCCGCGGTCAACGCCAAGCTGATCGCGCTGATTTCTTCCAGTGCGGTGGTGTTCGGCATTCTTCTGTCCGGCTTCGTCATCAACGAGCCGGCGCCTTATGAAATCTACATGGCCGGGCTGATCGCCATCTGGGCGCTCTTCGGCTTGCGGATTTCCCGCGCGGCCATGCCGCTGCTGGTGCTGCTGGTGACAATGAACATCGGCGGCATGATCTCGATGACGCAGATGGCGGACCTCGCCTTCACACCCCTCTATCTCTCCGTGTCGCTGTTCCTGGCCTTCAGCGCGGTGTTCTTCGCCTCGGTCACCGCCACGCAACCAGGTCTCTACCGGCTGATCTTCAATGCCTATGTCGTTTCGGCCGTGGCGACGTCGCTGCTCGGCATAGCAGGCTATTTCCATGCCTTTCCCGGCGCCGAGATCTTCACCAAATACGACCGCGCCGCCGGCGCCTTCCAGGATCCGAACGTCTTCGGACCCTTCCTGGTGCTGCCCGGCATCTATCTGCTCCATCTGCTCCTGACCGGTCCGGTCTCGCGCATGCCGCTGCTGGCGGTGCCGCTGCTGATCATCGTATCGGGCATCTTCTTCTCCTTCTCGCGCGGCGCCTGGGGCATGTTCGTCGTATCGGCGGTCCTGCTAACCGGCTGCCTGTTCCTGCAGAGCAACAGCGGCAAGTTCCGGCTGCGCGTGGTGATCATGACCATCGCCGCGCTGTCGTTGCTGGCGATCGCCATCATCGTCATCCTGCAATTGCCCGGGGTTGCGGACATGTTCACCCAGCGCGCGCATCTCGAACAGAGCTACGACACCGCGCGCCTCGGCCGCTTCGCTCGCTACGGAATCGGATTCCAGATGGCGATGGAGCATCCGTTCGGCATCGGGCCGCTGGTCTTCGGCAAGATGTTCGGCGAGGACACGCACGACATCTGGCTGAAAATGCTCATGGATTATGGCTGGCTCGGCTTCGTGTCGTTCCTGACGCTTGTGCTGTGGACCATAGCCTCCGGGTTCCGCATCCTGCTACGCGATCGGCCATGGCAGCCTTACCTCTTGTGCGCCTATGTCGCCTTCATCGGCAATATCGGACTCGGCACCTTCATCGATATCGATCACTGGCGCCACGTCTACCTGCTGCTCGGCCTGATCTGGGGCGCCATCGCCCTGGAATACCGCCATCAGCGACTGTTGCGGCCGGCTCTGGCTCAAGCAAGAAGCTGA
- a CDS encoding YbaK/EbsC family protein: MSLESVRAFFAAHAPDVEVIVTQASSATVMLAAEAHGVLPAQIAKTICLRVGDRTMLVVTSGIARLDNRKFKDRFGGKPRMLDAKEVVAATSHPVGGVCPFGLPAPLQVCCDVSLREFEEVVPAAGATNAAVRIAPQRMVDLIGAEWVDVCQA, from the coding sequence ATGAGCCTGGAATCCGTTCGTGCGTTCTTTGCCGCCCATGCGCCTGATGTCGAAGTCATCGTCACGCAAGCGAGTTCGGCAACGGTGATGCTGGCGGCGGAAGCGCATGGCGTCCTTCCGGCGCAGATCGCCAAGACGATCTGCCTGCGCGTCGGCGACCGGACCATGCTGGTCGTGACCAGCGGCATCGCCAGACTGGACAACCGCAAGTTCAAGGACCGGTTCGGCGGCAAGCCGCGCATGCTGGACGCGAAGGAAGTTGTGGCTGCCACGAGCCATCCGGTTGGCGGTGTTTGTCCGTTCGGCCTGCCGGCACCTCTGCAGGTCTGCTGCGACGTGTCCCTGCGCGAATTTGAAGAGGTCGTGCCGGCCGCCGGCGCCACCAACGCCGCAGTACGGATCGCCCCGCAGCGCATGGTCGATCTTATCGGTGCGGAATGGGTCGATGTGTGCCAGGCTTAA